Proteins from a genomic interval of Oncorhynchus clarkii lewisi isolate Uvic-CL-2024 chromosome 13, UVic_Ocla_1.0, whole genome shotgun sequence:
- the LOC139365223 gene encoding G-protein coupled receptor 183-like — MEDPLTLYSSLNTTSLPTALHPTNNSAVTDLVTNATVKPFSVFHGCEENVSGILFDLSVQTFNVFLGLPANILVMVILVRNRKEPSSSDIFLGCLAFMDAYFGIMVPFSYLNIYYWHSKDVWSALMFSFGVKDTSGPLFLSCICLDRFVAVLFPLSYGQLKDTKYRVSLSAVVLGLTFTYASAKTIGGLHNFEKVFTGTILATFGWMVLCNGAILVALKRSSGSGKDDMHPMKKKAFKMVMSVLSIIVFNYLPPVALFPFEDHYPPDTFRCLVQPVGYAFVNISSSIQPIIYLSRLEKIPFLPEAWNKWGSSPSKVKDKEVKVETISLPE; from the exons ATGGAGGATCCTCTCACTCTATATTCATCACTCAACACCACCAGCCTCCCCACTGCTCTCCACCCCACGAACAACAGTGCTGTTACGGACCTCGTGACCAACGCTACGGTCAAACCCTTCAGTGTGTTTCATGGGTGCGAGGAGAATGTGTCAGGGATCCTCTTCGACCTGTCTGTTCAGACCTTCAACGTGTTCCTGGGACTCCCCGCTAACATCTTAG TCATGGTGATTCTGGTCCGTAACCGTAAGGAGCCGTCCTCCTCAGACATCTTCCTGGGCTGTCTGGCCTTCATGGACGCTTACTTTGGCATCATGGTCCCCTTCAGCTATCTGAACATCTACTACTGGCACAGCAAGGATGTCTGGTCCGCTCTCATGTTCTCCTTCGGCGTCAAG GACACCAGCGGTCCTCTGTTCCTGTCCTGTATCTGTTTGGATCGGTTCGTGGCGGTCCTCTTCCCTCTATCCTACGGCCAGCTGAAGGACACCAAGTACAGGGTGTCTCTCTCGGCGGTGGTCCTGGGGCTCACCTTCACCTACGCCTCCGCCAAGACCATCGGGGGCCTGCACAACTTCGAGAAG GTCTTCACAGGGACGATCCTGGCAACGTTTGGCTGGATGGTGTTGTGTAACGGGGCCATCCTGGTGGCCCTGAAGAGGTCCAGTGGCTCTGGGAAGGACGACATGCACCCCATGAAGAAGAAAGCCTTCAAGATGGTGATGTCGGTCCTGTCCATCATCGTGTTCAACTACTTGCCTCCGGTGGCTCTGTTCCCTTTTGAG GACCACTACCCTCCGGACACGTTCCGCTGCCTGGTGCAGCCGGTGGGGTACGCCTTCGTTAACATCAGCAGTAGTATCCAGCCCATCATCTACCTCTCTAGACTGGAGAAGATCCCTTTCCTCCCTGAGGCCTGGAACAAGTGGGGCTCCTCCCCCTCCAAGGTGAAGGACAAGGAGGTGAAGGTGGAGACCATTTCGCTGCCTGAATGA